From the Malus domestica chromosome 17, GDT2T_hap1 genome, one window contains:
- the LOC114822648 gene encoding uncharacterized protein isoform X2, with the protein MAATDEFADLERARELLDHATRLQYEAKHLIMAAITKRPSPQGQTSAPITSTVPGISAQPKLPLPQSVFRNPDPIRMMELRLEKERIREDIITAETSRRRELEAEVRRELKLERELAIKTAPAEVLGAMRFAAHKNFVFEPFSFGTMPISEPVTNGFKSPSTAFDSFSLPLLMSEPVINGFMSSPPLLPPPSDIGNKNKLILLEKLTQIFLGASGKVHQQWVLVSCLHLG; encoded by the exons ATGGCGGCAACTGATGAATTTGCAGACCTTGAACGCGCGCGGGAGTTGTTAGATCATGCAACTCGACTCCAGTACGAAGCAAAGCACCTGATCATGGCTGCAATCACCAAGCGTCCATCTCCGCAAG GTCAAACTTCTGCTCCTATTACTTCCACCGTACCGGGGATCTCAGCCCAACCGAAACTTCCGCTGCCACAATCGGTTTTCCGGAATCCGGACCCGATACGGATGATGGAGCTCCGGCTGGAGAAGGAGAGGATAAGGGAGGACATTATCACTGCTGAGACTTCGCGACGGCGAGAGCTTGAAGCGGAGGTCAGGAGAGAGCTCAAGTTGGAGCGAGAGTTGGCTATTAAAACAGCCCCTGCTGAAGTACTCGGCGCAATGCGGTTCGCTGCTCATAAGAACTTCGTATTCGAACCATTCTCGTTTGGCACAATGCCGATATCGGAGCCTGTGACCAACGGCTTCAAGTCGCCGTCCACCGCATTTGATTCGTTCTCGTTGCCACTGCTGATGTCGGAACCTGTGATCAACGGCTTCATGTCATCGCCGCCGCTACTTCCTCCTCCTTCAGACATCGGCAACAAGAACAAGTTGATCTTACTG GAAAAACTAACCCAAATCTTTCTGGGGGCAAGCGGAAAAGTTCACCAACAGTGGGTTCTAGTGAGCTGCCTCCATTTGGGTTGA